CGCGACGCGACTCCGGTGCGCAGCGTCTGCGCGATGGCGTCCGACGTCGCCAGGTCCACCGGACGCAGGCGGAACAGCTCGTGCACCAGCGCCACCCGCTCCGGCTCCCGATGCGCCGCGGCCACGCGCTCCACGCGGCCGTCGTCCCCCAGCACGTCCACCGCGCACCAGTCGGAGAGCTCCGGCACCACCAATTCGGCCAGCTGGCGCAACACCGTGCGCCACTCCAGCGAGGCGCCCAGCGCCTCACCCGCGCGATACAGGAAGGCCAGCCGCGCGGACTCGGAGGGCGCGGGCTCGGCGCGAGGCCCCGGCGCCGCGGTACCACGCGGGGTCCCGGCTGCATCGCCAGGAAGGTCGTCGAGTAGGTTCGGCTCGGCGGACATGGAGGCGGACCCCGAGAGAGTGGTGAGGCGCCGCGCGGCGGTGAGGTCCTCAGCTAAGAGCGTCTCGACGCTGGCAACAATGCCGCCCCCCTCCGCGGACGGGAGGACTGTCCAATCCCAGACCCGCGAGACGTTGAATGGCCACACCACCCACGCTCACGGTGTGTCTCGTACGAAATGACTCGGGGCCTTCGCGCCACGAAGTCAGGCCGAGGTCGGGTTCCACCACACGGCGCCCTTGCCGTCGATGGCCCGCGTCGCGCGCGCGCGCACGTCCTCCAGCGCCTCGGGCGTGAGCGGACGCCACGCGTGGGCCGCCGCGAGCGCCGCGTCCTGCTCGTTGGGGTGGCTCATCCCCATCAACATGACGTCCGGGTCCAACGTCAGCGTGTAGCGCACGCACTCCTCCACGCCCAGGTGCGGCAAGAGCGGCGCCTCCCGGTCATCCCGTCCGCCCGAGCCCACCTTGCCCCGGGGACGCGACTCCAGCGGTCGGCCATAGCCCTCCGTGTCGCCCAACAGCTTGCCCGCGCCGAACGTCTTGAACGACACCACGCCCACGCCGCGAGCGCGCGCCAGCGGCAGCACGTCCTCCACGTAGCGCGCGTCCACGAAGGGCCCCAACGGGAACATCACCACGTCGCACAGCCCGGACAGCACCGCCTGGCGCAGCACCTCCGGATGATGGCTGGAGATGCCCCGGAAGCGCGCCTGCCCCGCGCGCACGCACTCCCCCAGCTGCTCGAGCCCCCCACCGGGCGCCGCGAGCGACTCCCACGCGGACAGCTCCGACACGGCGTGGAAGACGAACAGGTCCACGTGCGCGTGCCCCAGCCGCTTCAGGCTCGCCGCGACTTGAGGCCCCACCGGCGCGTCGAGCACGTCCACCTTGTCGATGAGGAACACGCCCTCGCGCCGCCCCCGCAGCGCCTCGCCCACCACCTCCTCGCTCAGGCCCTCCTCGTAGTTGGGCGCGGTGTCGATGACGTTCAGCCCCGCGTCCAGCGCGCGCGTGAGCGTGGCGACGAGTACCTCGCGCGGCGTCGAGCGGTCGGCGATGTCACCGATGCCCACCGCCGTGGCGACGAAGCCGGTGCGGCCCAGCGCGCGGCGGGGCGAGAAGGAAGGGAGCGTGGACATGGCCCCCGTATGTGCAAGAGCCTTCCCGCATCGTCAAGCCACGTGCGTGCTTCAGCGGAAGGGACCGGACACCTCGAACGTGACGCCCTCGTTGATGGAGTTCGTGGTGCCGCGCTGCGAGCTGAAGTACAGCCGCCGCCCATCCGGGCTGAAGGCCGGCCCGGTGAGCTCCGAGCCCGAGTGCCCCCTCAGCCGGAGGAACGACGACACCACGCGCTGGGGCCCCGGGGTGATGAGACAGAGGTCCATGGTGCCGCCGTCCTCGGCGACGAAGAGGTCCCCCGAGCGCGACACCACCAGGTTGTCCACGCCCGTCAGCGGCGCGAACGGCAGGAGCGACGCCGCGTAGATGACCTCCAGCCTCCCCGTCGCCGGCGTGTGCGCCCACACCCGGTTGTCCCCCTTGGTGGTGAAGTAGACGGTGCCGCCGTCGTACCAGCAGCCCTCGCCGCCATCGAACGCCGTCGTGCGCGCCGCGACGTCCGGCTGGCGCGTCACGGACTTCGCCGGCGAGCACCGCACCCAGGACAGTCGGGCCTCGCCCGCCAGCGCGTCGCCCGACACCTTCGCGGCCTCCAGCGTGCCCTCCGACAACCGGGGCCACACCGACGGCGTGAAGCGGTACAGCCGCCCCTCGGGCTGGTCCTCCGTCAGGTAGAGCCGCTTGCCCACCGGGTCCACCGCCACCGCCTCGTGCGGGAACGCGCCGAGCGCCGGCCGCTCCACGCCCTGGGACGGCCTTGACGGGTTGCACTCCCACACCCACCCGGTGGGGTGCTCCTCGCACGACAGCCACGTGCCCCACGGCGTGGGCCCGCCCGCGCAGTTCAGCCGCGTGCCCGCGAGGATGCGGTACGCCGCCAACACCCCGCCGCCCGCGTCGAAGCGCACCGCGCTGACTCCGCCAGAGACGGCCTCGCTGTTGGAGACATAGACGTAGCCGCCCTCCGGCCGCGTGAAGCAGGCGCCCCCGTCCGGCGCCGGGTGCCACACGTAGCCGGTGTGCCCCACCCCATGCCCCGAGCGCGCGATGATGCGCGAGGTGAAGCCCGCCGGCAGCCTCAGGCCGTTGACGTCCGGTGAGCTGGAGAGGGCGCCGTAGGGCCCCGGACCCGCCTGGGCCGGCGCCGCGTAGGCCGCCTTCCAGAACCCAGGGCCGAAGGCGAGCGCGCTCCCTCCGAGCGCGGAGAGACGAAGGAAGTCACGACGACCGAGCCGCATGCGGGTTCTCCTGTACCGGGCAGGAGAATCACCCTCGCGCCGACCCACCACTGGACGCGGAGGCCGGGTGCGCGTCAGGACACATCAGCCGCGTCGGCTCGCGCGGTTCTTGTCCCAGATGGCGTAGAGGATGATGAGGAAGGCGACAAGCCGGGCCACGTAGATGTAGTAGCGCCGCTCGTCCTGCGCGTCGATGAGCGCGGCCACCACCGAGTTCACGCCGAGCACCGCGAACGACAGCGCGAAGAAGGCGAACAGCCGGTCGTGCGACTGCCTCCAGAAGCGCAGGAAGAACAGCGCGCACGCCAGCCACGCCATCGCCACCGCGCCGCTGAGCATGGAATGGAGCATGGGCGGAGTCCGTCGCTACGAGGCGTCCCAGATGAGGCCGTACAGCAGGATGGAGGCGCTCGCCAGCGTGGCGAGCTGACGGGGCACGTACAAATCAATCGTCGTCGGCAGGACCACCAGGTCGATGAACAACAGGGTGTTGCTCACCGCCATGCCCACGAAGCACAGCCCGCTCCACAGCAAGAGCCGCGACTGGCTGCGCTTCCACGCGCGCAGGAGCAGCACCGCGCACGCGATGCTCGTCAGGGCGCAGAGGATGTAGACCGCTTCAGCCATGGTCGCCGTCCTTGTCCTTCTTGAGCACGAAGGCTTCCGCGAAGCCGCGCACCTTGTCCAGCGGCCTCGAGAAGATGAAGGAGATGACACTCACCCGACGCGCCCCGTACACCGCCGCCAGCTCCGTGACGGCCTGCACGTCCTCGGAGCTCGCGGGACTGAAGCGGTAGACGGGCACACGTCCGCCGTCGCTCACCAGCAGGCTCCTCGCGGCGAGGTCCGCCAACCTCGCGGCGGCGGAAGGTTCTGTGATGCGCAGCTCCAGGCTCACCGATGACGCGGTCCACTCCCGCCCCGGTTGGGCTCGAAGCAGGAGGAGCACCTCCAGCTTCTCCAGGGAGTCGATGTGCATCGTGATGAAGCGCTGGACCCGCGGCTGAAGTCCGGCGTCGCTCACAGGGCCACCATGCCCACGTTATTTTGTGCGTCAACCTTTTCTCGCAACGGGATGTTCAGGTTCCTGCGGGGACGCGTCCCTCGCCCGCTCGCCCTGCCTCACGGGAAGCGGGCCCTCCACGCCCTCCTGTCCCAGGTGGGCGGGCACAAGCTGCTTGATTCCTTCCACAAGCTGCAGCGTGGCGCTGGGGGCCGCCACGTCCAGAAGGGCGAGGAGCACCGTCTCCGGACGACCGTGCATCCGGGGCAGCCAGGTGCTGAAGGCGCGCACCGAGCCCTGCTGTCCGCCCCACTCCCAGTCCACGTGGAAGCCCTGGAGGGCCTCGCCGCGGGCCGCGCGCATCAGGGGCCGCTCGTCCGTGGAGAGCACGTGGCCCGCCAGGCCTCGCACGACCAGGCCCTCGTGGAGGCCCGGCGCCTCGCGGTACGCCAGCCCTCCGCCCGCGAGCCCCTGGGCCGCGCGGTTGGCCAGCAGCGTCTGACCGGTGCCGGGCTCCACCAGGGCGAGCGGCGTGGGCAGCGCGGCGAGCACGGCCTCCAGCCACCGCTGCTGGTTGCGGTGCGTCTCCATCTCCCGGCGCAAGAGCTCCTCGCGGGCGCGGGCGCGCTCGGCCTCCACGCGGCGCTGGGCCTCGGCCAGCTCGCCCTCGTGTTCGCGCCGCTCGGTCTCCCGCAGCACCTCCGCCTGGCGCTTCACCAGCTCCGTCTTGCGGTAGAGGTCCGCGAAGACGCCCACCTTGGAGCGGAGGATTTCGGGCTCGTAGGGCTTGAGCAGGTAGTCCACCGCGCCCACGGCGTAGGCGCGCAGCTCCGGGAGCTGGCCTCGCGACAGGGCGGTGAGGAAGAGCAGCGGGGTGTGGCGGCTGCGCTCGCGCTCGCGGATGAGGCTCGCCGTCTCGAAGCCGTCCATGCCCGGCATGACGACGTCCAGGAGGATGGCGGCGAAGTCCTGGGAGAGCAGGTGGCGCAGGGCCTCGCGGCCGCTGCGCGCGGTGACCAGCCTGAGCCCCAGCGGCGCGAGCGTCGCCTCCAGCGCGAGCAGCCCCTCGGGCTGGTCGTCGACCATGAGGATGGACACGGGCCCCGCGCTCATGGCTGCACCCTGCCGCGCGACACGTAGGCCAGTCGCGCGAGCCATCCTCCCACGTCATGGAGCGACAACCGCTCCACCTCGGTGTCGAGCACCTCCACGTCCTCGCCGCCCACCAGCGCCACGCGGCCGCCGCGCGCCTGGAGCAGGCCCAGCCCCGCGAGGCCGTCGTCATGGCCGCCGAAGAGCAACCCCGCCGCCGCGGCGCCGTGGCTGTCCGCCGCGGACTCGAAGAGCGCGTCGATGGCGGGCCGGCAGCCGTGCTCGGGAGGCTCCACCGACAGCGACACCGAGCCCCGGTCCACCAGCAGGTGGTAGCCCCACGGCGCCAGGTACACGCGGCCGGGCACCAGGTCGTCCTTGTCGTCCGGCTCCACCACCGGCAGCGCGCAGCGGCGGCCCAAGGGCTCCACCAGCCGGTCGTGCGGCCCCCGGTGCAGAGTCACGACGACGGGCGCCGGCAGGTGCGCCGGCAGCGCCGACAGCAGGGTCTCCAGGTCCGCCGCGGCGCCACGGGGCGCGCCCACCACCAGCAACCCCACGCTCATGACACCCTCCGGAAGATGCGGCCGCTGCCTTCCAGCTCCTCGAAGGCGTGGGCGTGTGGCGTGCGCGACAGCGACTCCTTGCGCCCCAGGCACAGGAAGCCGAAGCGGGCCAGGCTCTCGTACAACCGTGAGTGCACGCGGTTGTGCAGCGCGCGGTTGAAGGACAGCAGCGTGTCCCGGCACACGATGACGTGGAACTCGTTGAACGAGCCGTCGATGGTCAGGTTGTGCTGGGTGAAGAAGATGCCGTCGCGCAGCTTCGGGTGGATGAGCGCCCAGTTGCCGTCGCGCGTGTAGTGCTCCGACAGCGACCCCTTGCCCCCCGACTCCGCGTGGCGGCGCGCGCAGTCCTCGTCGGGCAGGGGCACCACGCCCGTGCGCGCGTCCGCGAGCAGCCCCTCGCTCGCGTCGGACGCGTACAGCCGGCATCTCCCCCACAGCCCCTCCTCGTGCAGGAGGACAGCCAAGGCGTAGGTGTCCTCGCCCGTGCCGCAGCCCGCGTGCCACACGCGCACCGACGGCCAGGTGCGCAGCACGGGGACCACGCGCGAGCGGAAGTCACGGAAGAAGGCCGCGTCGGAGAAGAGCGCGGGCGGCGTGCAGGACAGCGCGCGCAAGAGCCCCTCCAGCGCCTCGCCGTCGTGGAGCACGCGGGCCTGGAGCGCGGAGAAGGACTCCAGACGCTCCTCGCGCAGGTGGCGTCGCAGCCGCCGGAGCAGCTGCGGACGTGAGTGGCTGCGCAGGTCGAAGCCCCAGTGTCGGGCCACGCCCTCCAGCAGGAGCTCCGCCTCCAGCGTCTCCAGCGCCGCGGACTGGGCCCCGGCGCTCACCCGGAGACCTCCGTGCGCGGCCCCTTGGCCTGGGCACCCCGGGGCGCGTGCAGCCAGACTCGCAAGAGGCTGAGCAGCTTCTCGATGTCCACCGGCTTGGTGATGTAGTCGGACGCGCCCGCCTCCAGGCACTTCTCCCGGTCGCCCTTCATCGCCTTGGCGGTGAGCGCGAGAATCGGAAGGTGTGAGACGCGCTCCATGCGGCGGATGGCGCGCATGGCC
This genomic interval from Myxococcus guangdongensis contains the following:
- a CDS encoding chemotaxis protein CheB, translated to MSVGLLVVGAPRGAAADLETLLSALPAHLPAPVVVTLHRGPHDRLVEPLGRRCALPVVEPDDKDDLVPGRVYLAPWGYHLLVDRGSVSLSVEPPEHGCRPAIDALFESAADSHGAAAAGLLFGGHDDGLAGLGLLQARGGRVALVGGEDVEVLDTEVERLSLHDVGGWLARLAYVSRGRVQP
- a CDS encoding CheR family methyltransferase — encoded protein: MSAGAQSAALETLEAELLLEGVARHWGFDLRSHSRPQLLRRLRRHLREERLESFSALQARVLHDGEALEGLLRALSCTPPALFSDAAFFRDFRSRVVPVLRTWPSVRVWHAGCGTGEDTYALAVLLHEEGLWGRCRLYASDASEGLLADARTGVVPLPDEDCARRHAESGGKGSLSEHYTRDGNWALIHPKLRDGIFFTQHNLTIDGSFNEFHVIVCRDTLLSFNRALHNRVHSRLYESLARFGFLCLGRKESLSRTPHAHAFEELEGSGRIFRRVS
- a CDS encoding DUF5985 family protein; its protein translation is MLHSMLSGAVAMAWLACALFFLRFWRQSHDRLFAFFALSFAVLGVNSVVAALIDAQDERRYYIYVARLVAFLIILYAIWDKNRASRRG
- a CDS encoding response regulator encodes the protein MSAGPVSILMVDDQPEGLLALEATLAPLGLRLVTARSGREALRHLLSQDFAAILLDVVMPGMDGFETASLIRERERSRHTPLLFLTALSRGQLPELRAYAVGAVDYLLKPYEPEILRSKVGVFADLYRKTELVKRQAEVLRETERREHEGELAEAQRRVEAERARAREELLRREMETHRNQQRWLEAVLAALPTPLALVEPGTGQTLLANRAAQGLAGGGLAYREAPGLHEGLVVRGLAGHVLSTDERPLMRAARGEALQGFHVDWEWGGQQGSVRAFSTWLPRMHGRPETVLLALLDVAAPSATLQLVEGIKQLVPAHLGQEGVEGPLPVRQGERARDASPQEPEHPVARKG
- a CDS encoding aldo/keto reductase, whose protein sequence is MSTLPSFSPRRALGRTGFVATAVGIGDIADRSTPREVLVATLTRALDAGLNVIDTAPNYEEGLSEEVVGEALRGRREGVFLIDKVDVLDAPVGPQVAASLKRLGHAHVDLFVFHAVSELSAWESLAAPGGGLEQLGECVRAGQARFRGISSHHPEVLRQAVLSGLCDVVMFPLGPFVDARYVEDVLPLARARGVGVVSFKTFGAGKLLGDTEGYGRPLESRPRGKVGSGGRDDREAPLLPHLGVEECVRYTLTLDPDVMLMGMSHPNEQDAALAAAHAWRPLTPEALEDVRARATRAIDGKGAVWWNPTSA
- a CDS encoding DUF5985 family protein, with the translated sequence MAEAVYILCALTSIACAVLLLRAWKRSQSRLLLWSGLCFVGMAVSNTLLFIDLVVLPTTIDLYVPRQLATLASASILLYGLIWDAS
- a CDS encoding alkaline phosphatase PhoX; protein product: MRLGRRDFLRLSALGGSALAFGPGFWKAAYAAPAQAGPGPYGALSSSPDVNGLRLPAGFTSRIIARSGHGVGHTGYVWHPAPDGGACFTRPEGGYVYVSNSEAVSGGVSAVRFDAGGGVLAAYRILAGTRLNCAGGPTPWGTWLSCEEHPTGWVWECNPSRPSQGVERPALGAFPHEAVAVDPVGKRLYLTEDQPEGRLYRFTPSVWPRLSEGTLEAAKVSGDALAGEARLSWVRCSPAKSVTRQPDVAARTTAFDGGEGCWYDGGTVYFTTKGDNRVWAHTPATGRLEVIYAASLLPFAPLTGVDNLVVSRSGDLFVAEDGGTMDLCLITPGPQRVVSSFLRLRGHSGSELTGPAFSPDGRRLYFSSQRGTTNSINEGVTFEVSGPFR